CCCGAGATGAAAAAAAATATGGATATTGAAAAAGAAGGGGGGTGTTTTATATGGTCTTTTATTTTGTTTAAGTGCAAAATCTTTACTCATTGATAAATTGTAAAGAAAGGTGGTATATTGTTTTATAAGAAAGTCTGGGCAGGTTACTCAGATCTTTCTATCTTTGTTGTGGGATATGCCTGGCAGTTGATATGTCAGATCGGCCCATGGCCGTTATATACAAACTGTAAAGGAGGGTTTATGCCGAAGGTTAGTGCAAAAAGGCAAATCACTTTGCCCGTAAGTCAGTGTGAAGCTCTGGGAATTGAACCAGGGGATGAAGTGGAAAGCTTTATAGCTTATGGTCAGTTAACCATTGTAAAAAAGAAGCAGGGAGCTGCAAGAGGTCTTTTAAAGTACGTCCAGGGGAATCCTTCTATGACCGATGAAGAGTCTATGGAGAGTTCTCTGCAATGATTTCAATCGACACCAACGTTCTGTTACGATACCTGCTTGAAGATGATGCCGAACAGTTTAGAAAAGCAGTCAAGTTGATTTCAGGTCAGGAAAAGGTTTTAGTCACTGATGTCGTGCTGGTCGAGACGATTTGGACATTGCGTGGTAAAAAATACCAGTTAAAGAAACCTGAAATAGTGACAGTTCTTCAGTCGTTGTTTCAGGAACCGAATATAAGGTTTGAGGATGGTCAAGCCGTGTGGCTTGCGCTTACAGATTACAGAGATGCAAAACCGGTCAAGGGTAAAGGAGCTGATTTTCCGGATGCTTTGATCGTTAACAAATCTAAGCAGATAGCCAACAAAGAAAATAAACCTTTTAATGGCTCTTTCACTTTTGATCTTGCAGCGCAAACTTTACCTGGGGCCAAGGCTCCAAAATAATAGAAACAAAGACCGAAGCAGGATAAGCCCGTTTGACTTAGTAAACAATAAAATGAAAACAAAACAGGCCCAGGTTTCCACCAATTAATTTTCATTTTAAATTATGGCAGACGATTTCGCTCAAATATTTGTGAAGCATAAGGCTGCGGTGGTGGGCAGATCTAAATCTTAACTTTATGTTAAAAGTTAAAATTCGATATTTGATGTATTGCTTTCAAATTTTCAGTTTGAAAAGTTCATCAATGATAAACATAAATGATTTTAATAAGCGAACCATACTCAACATATTGACCAGGCCGGTTTCCCTTTATTTTTCTGTGTTTTAGAATAGGAATTGAGTGACGGCTATCATCGGTCACCCAACGCAGCATCAATTCGGGCGTTTACTTCTTTTGTTATTGGGTGCCTGACATGTAAAATCCGGTAGATCAAACCGAGATGTTTGAGGTGAACTTTTTCTAAAGCTCGTTTTGATAGATATTCTTAATCTCTTCGGGCTGAACGCAAAGATAATCCAAGGTCTGTTTTTGACTGGTGTGATTGAAACAAACCATTAATTCTGGAATCCCAACACCGAAAGTGACTCGCTGATGATATCCCCAGGTTTTTCTTAGGGTGTGGCTGGCATAATTCCCCTTCAGGTTGATATCCTTACACCATTTTTTAACCAAAGTGCTTAAGCTAGAAACCGTCAGGGCATTTTTATCCTTCCGGTTGCTCAGAAAAAGAAAATCATCTTCTTCATATTTAATGGATTTAAGCAGATTTTGAATTGCTTCAATGCAAGCCCGGTTTAAATTGATCCGCCGTTGTTTCTGCGTTTTTTTCTCCTTCAGGATGATTTCTTCCCCGGG
This window of the uncultured Desulfobacter sp. genome carries:
- a CDS encoding type II toxin-antitoxin system VapC family toxin, whose translation is MISIDTNVLLRYLLEDDAEQFRKAVKLISGQEKVLVTDVVLVETIWTLRGKKYQLKKPEIVTVLQSLFQEPNIRFEDGQAVWLALTDYRDAKPVKGKGADFPDALIVNKSKQIANKENKPFNGSFTFDLAAQTLPGAKAPK
- a CDS encoding tyrosine-type recombinase/integrase, whose product is MKNLNHPKKGSHISVEPIRRQKDIKLIKKILQDSPRNLCLFILGINTNLRASDLLKIKVEQVQHLQPGEEIILKEKKTQKQRRINLNRACIEAIQNLLKSIKYEEDDFLFLSNRKDKNALTVSSLSTLVKKWCKDINLKGNYASHTLRKTWGYHQRVTFGVGIPELMVCFNHTSQKQTLDYLCVQPEEIKNIYQNEL
- a CDS encoding AbrB/MazE/SpoVT family DNA-binding domain-containing protein, whose amino-acid sequence is MPKVSAKRQITLPVSQCEALGIEPGDEVESFIAYGQLTIVKKKQGAARGLLKYVQGNPSMTDEESMESSLQ